GACGGCTCCTCCACCACCTGTTTCAGCTGCTGGAAGGGCGTGCCCCACGACTCGTAGGGGAAGCGCAGGACGGCCAGCTCGATCTGAAGACACAGGGGGCATGGTCAGCCAggacaaccccccaccccagaagcCCTGCGGCGTCCTGGTCAGTAAGCAGGGCCCATCacctctgtgcgtgtgtgtgtgtgtgtgtgtgtgtgtgcgtgtcataATCACTCACCAACGTAATCCCCAAACTCCACACATCTGACTTCACGTTGTAGCCCTTCTGGCTCAGCTCGGGGTTGATCCTCTCTGGCTGCAGATCGGAGGGCAGCAAAAGGTCAGCTTCACGCGCGGACTCACATGTtgcccccccctacccccatgTAACATTGTTTAAGTGGCTCCAAGGTTCCTATAAataacctgctgctcagtgtatcACCAAGGGGGGCTGATGTCCACGACCCTGCGGATGCATGTGCCAGGATGCGTCCCGCACTCACCGCCATGTAGGGCTTGCAGCCGGCATCCAGCGTCTTGGCCACGGAGTCCACTAGGTACCCGCTAATCCCGAAATCACACATCTTCACGTGACCCTCCTTGTTGATCAGCACATTGGAGGGCTTCACATCTGAGGCAAGGAACATCTTCATTTTAATAATGAAATTCTCAGCAATTTCATGCATAGGATTGACATTTAAAGGCAGACAAAACAATTCCCGAGTCCTTGATCACCTGTCAATCCCCAAACCACCACCAGAGGGCACTTACCTCTGTGGATCACAGACAGCTTACTGTGCAAATGCTCTAAGGCCTTAACGATCTGAAAGGGAAATATAGAGAACACCATCTGTACAAACAGTTAAAATGatacacattagtaaacatgAAGAGACTCTTAGCTGTGCATGCACTGACTCCACCCCTAGATTTATCCATAAATCAGCAAGTCACCCAAGGCTCTTTGTACTTACCGAGACGGCCATCTTGCCCAGGATGTCCTCTGGAATCTTCTTCCCCTTCTCTATCACTTTTTTGTAGAATTTGTCCAGTGATGTGTCCATCAGCTCCATGCATATCCACACGTCCCCCTGGTGTCCAAAGATGGGAGGCAACAGGTATTTAGATTTCAGGTGACGACCTTGATCCGTTAAAGTCAATGCAAAACTTTCACCAGAACTCCCACCCATAAGGGAACCTTATTTCCAGAGACTAGGAGTGTTTTCACACATGGTCCCTTTTAGCCCCCAAAACGAACTCAGAGCCATTAGTCAGCATTTTTGGCAAACACTTCAAACAAACTCAGACCCCTCTGAAATGAACGGCACTTAGACCATCCCAGATGGTTTGGTTTACGTTAATTCTGTGTTGTGGTTCTCTTAACCTGTGCAGTGTGAACACAAAGCGCTAAAGGTTGGCGTCACCTTCTGCCACTGTATTTTAGCCCTCTAGGCTTGCTGTAGACAGATAACATGCTATTGCACTGGGACACtcgaaagaaacagagagaggacTGAGGCCACATCAACCTGAAGTGGACGAGAAACTAACTACTCTTTCAAACTCACAGCATAAACGCAAAAAGAACCAAGACCCTTTTCTGGTGCTCCACTTCAATGCCCCGtttccaccaacatggtgccGGGGCCAGATTTATTAAAGTACAAAGATGTTGCAAGTTTAATGAATAAATATTGTGATATTCGAGATCATGAAGCGGACAGCAAAGTTTAGCAGACTCTTTTGTTGAGCAATCCTTAAAAGGACAGAGACAGAAAAGCGAGAATACATtcacacgcacagacagacacagacagacacagacagacacaagtgGATTCAGGAAATACAGACAAGGGAGCAACGAATCATACTCTTAAAATATTGTTTTCAGTTCGGCAGCTTACAAAAACTTAAAATATAGATTAAACTTTACTTTCACTTCTGCCTGTGTaacatttcttttttaaaaccTGTGGAAATACGGGCAGGTTCTCAAAAAGGCACCAAGCAAGAAGCAGCCCAGTACCGGCACCAGTTCCATGTTGGTGGAAACGAGGCATAAGGGAACTGGCTCTAAGACCCAGATGCAGTCAGTACTTCCCTGGCTGTCCTCCCATGATGGTTCCCCTGAACATCGCAAGGAGGACACACCTGGAATGTCCCCCACCATGCGTGCTGCACACGTCAGGAGATCAGGACCCCGCCTCACCTCTCTGAATAAGGCCCCAAAGAAGGTGACCGTGTAGAGGCAGTCGACTGTTCGCATGGAGATGTCCAGGTCCATCAGTAGCCTCTTTTGCTCCTGACTGTTCACTGTGGCTCTTATCCTCTAGGGGGCAGACATCACACAATGCTGACACCATGGCATGTGACACCGCCCTCCTCATCCAGCCAGCATCACCTTCATTCACCAGAAATCTGTGCACCAACCTGATGCTTCACATTATGGTCCTACTGCGCCCCCCCATCATTTTAAATGTAGCATATGATGAATTTACAGAAACCACATTAAGACAAAACTGTTTTTAGCAATAGGCTAAAAATCATTTAGTCAAACAACCATCTGATAATCAGTTGTCAGAAATTCAGCTGATATTGCAGgttaagtaaaatgtttactAGTAGTGCCAGTCTGTGTTTAACAAATTCAGGATACTGGTGTCTAAACTATATGAAGTCCTAATTTCCAAAAAGGCTGGTGCTAAGGGCCATTGATTTAACGCTCACTGTCATGCTATGCAAttgaaatcaataaaatgaatttaaaaatTTGAATACTGACACAATGTACTGTTTTTTCATGTATTCTGTTGGATATTTAGCTTTCTGTGGTTAAACCCATGAACCCTAACAGGAGCCACTTTCAGGGTGGAAAGGCAACCCGGCCTCGCTAACCTTCACCGCCATGATGGTTCCACTCTGCGCGTGGCGCACCTTCTCCACCACGCCGTAGGCACCCCGGCCCAGCTCCGACAGCGACACGAGGTCATCAGCCTGCACCTCGAagttctggtgggggggggggagtgatgcGTTACAGAGTGCTCGTGAAAATCAACATTATTTTTACatcatgctttatttgccatttgcaccatGAGAATGAATGCAGGTATACTGGAAGGCTTTATTTCATGTATCCCATCATGCCCTCCATAAGTGACAGGTGCGTCCGGAGTGCGGAATGCAGTGGCAAAGGCAAATGGGATTCTGGTGGCCGGGGAACAGCAGAGGGGCTGCAGAGCATGtccagtctggggggggggggggtgctttatcAGGAATGGCGGTGAGGCAAAACGGCCTGCGACCATGAGCCATGCCAGAAAGACGGTACTATACAGTAGCTCGCGCCTgttaaacgggggggggggctcctcccACAGGTCTTCCACAATACAGGGCCAGCTCAGAATGTACTGCTCCCCCTCCCCGGCCAATGCTGTCGTTGTcagggctgtatgtataaataaagCGGTAACTGAGTACCCCAGACATCCACCTAGCAGCCCTTATGTCAGCGCTGACAGTGAGGcagatgcgggggggggggggggggggaatctgccaCCAAAGTGGCCATATGACCTCATCTGCCCCGAGTGCCTTTCACGCTGCTGCAGCATcccggccagcagggggcgacagaCTCACCTTGTCACCTATGGTAATGAAGGTCCTGGAGTCCAGGTTAGGCCTGCACACGACCAACAGAACAGAATAAGAAAAATCAACACACAAAGACGTTAGAGATTCAAACTGACTGGGATCTCCCGGAGGTGACAGGTGTTCACACTGTGCACTACACCGGGAAGGGTGCTTCGGAAAAGTAAACGCCGGTGATCGTACGTCAGAACGTGCATATTTGCATCGCTGTGACGCACATCCTCACACCCTACCCCCTGGGTCCTCTTTGGGAACCAAAATAAACCGAATATAGGGAAAGTAATTCACCGAATTCCCCCAATGCGAGGCAGAGGATAAGCAGAGAATCCTGCATTAAAAGCCCAAACTCACACTGGGTTCAACTCTTTCTGCTTGAAGGCTTCATCTGGGATCTTCAGCCCATGTTTTTTCCGTTTCCCTTtgggaaagaaaagaaaaaaaatacaggccTACGTTAAACGGTGAAGGCAGTGCTGGAGGACACCTTAGGTAAGGTGCGTGTCATGAACTCATTCACCTCTGACGCATTATGCAAccttccaaaaaaaaacaacagtaaGGAGGTAAGGATCTGCACTGCAgaattagaaaataaaaatggctacttcaatctCACTCATAATGAATACTTTCTATGCATGcatgtttaaataataatactaataatgaaataaataaaagataatgatgttaataataatgaaacacCTTCCTCCTGTGGACGAGACACACCCGTTCTGGTTTCTACCGACTTCACACGCCCAGCACATTGTTATTGTCACTGCCCAAACCCGCCAGAAACATGCCAGATCGCCGATTGCGTTACCTCCAGCCGCCAACACGGCCGACAGTGCCGCGTTAACGGGCACCCtgagcctcccccccccgcccgtccCACAGCCCCCAGTGTGCGGCGCGTGAGAGACCTCAGCGCGGCAGAACCGGCCAGCCGAAACCCACCACTTTCTTTTCactatttcacaaaaaaaacgcAATCTGTGCAGTTTATTTCCAGACTAAATGAAGGGATACGAGTCGTCCGTCCTAAAGTGGCTGCATGTAAATACACACATAACAAAGCCCTACGAACTGAGGTTATTTCTCCGTCGGCCCGAAACACGATGCCTCGGGGTACCTCGATGCCTGATCCTATAGTATTCGATTACTCCTGCCATTATGATTAACTTTTTTTGTAAGCTGCAAGTCGACATACAAGGAAGCGACGATCATTCATAAAGTTACATATGAAGATGCACAGTCATTGTATTACTACGGGTTGCAAAAAAGTAGGTCAGGGATTTCGTTGCTGCATTCGTCATAATACGAAGCGTGTGAAACGGCGGAGATGCAGGTCCACCTGCTGGGGCTCCGGCTCGGGCGGCCGCCATCAAAGACCCTCATTCCCTCCGCAATGAGGGCACAGGCGACTGCGTACATATTAATGTCTCCCTTCGGTATATCAAAAGCCTCCGTCAATGTTCGCTATATTAAAAGCCTCTGTTAAATATAGCTGCGGGGATGAGCTGCATAGCCGGGCCGGTGCTATATTTAACAGCTGAGCCCCAGCAACACGGCTGATCTGCGAAGGGCTCGGCGGACTGTTCCGCTTGCACAAGGCCCTCCCGTACCAGCCGCGTGATTCAccgtaccccccccccttccaccaccaccacctatcCTCACCTCCGCCACAGACGAGTCTGTAAAATCCCACACGGCGAGGTAAAAGTAAAAACACGGTCCCTGGTGGGCTTCCCGGGAAAGCCATCAGAAGTGCCAGCAGCTTTCAAAATCAAAATGCAAGCAGAAAGCCTAACCTTTGAATAAATCGATGAATGgattatgcatatatatatatatatatatatatatatatatacccaaAGCACTTTTCTTTCAATTAATAATTAGAAATGTGCATAAGATAAATAGAGCATGCAAAAAagtaaataatcatttaaaacacacaaagcTTTCGCGCCCATATAATAAAACAGAAAGTAACAGAAGGTGACTCTCTTGTACAGTATCTGCAAGTTTTAGAGGCCGGAAAAGATGTGGATTAATAAAAGAGGAAGAAAGTAGcaggggtaggggggggggggggaacctcaACCATCTCACAAAACCTAACGCTGGGAGAGAATACCACTTCAAAAAAGGCTTCCTTTCGCTGGAGCTCATTTGCATTTTGGTTTAGGGTATTTCAAAGGATTTCTGAAGAATCAGTATGTCTTCTATGAcgaggcgggggcggggggggtttcAGGCACGCGGGCGTCACTCATTCATCACGCACGGCGAACACGTGCGTACAAGGAGAGCACTGTCCCCCCCCAACCGATAACGCACAAAGCAGCCGTCTGATGAGGTGGCTGCAGCGGCTCGGCTCACGGGCCGCAGGACACTGAGTGCTCTATAAATAAGTGTGACTCAAGCCCACGAAAAAGCCCACAAGCTATTATCGGCACGTCTGGCAATGATGGGGGTCATGTGTGCGCGCAACCGGCCCGACGCAACCCCCCCGATGTGTACCCGtatcgcccccctcccccccccaacacgcTCATGAGCCACGTGAAGTTATGCTGACCTCAGCAGTAGAACGGGGGGAGGAGAGACATGCCTGAACCTCCCCAAAAACTCAGCTCCATGCTTATGGTCCAGAGATAGAGAAACGCAGGTGAAACAAAAAGTTTTGGAGTAATTACCATTCACAGAAATTAACGTAGCAAGAATGGATTCTTAATGCAGACAGCAACAGGctgatagacagacacacagacagacatggaggggaaaaaaagctgcATGTGATCACAACAGACCAGAGCGAAACAGAGAGGTTCACTCTGTCCCCTTAACAGCGGCTGCATCCTGGGCTGGACGGGGTCGGCCCCCACCCCTGCCAGCATTTCATCTCTCATGACCTCTGCTCCTGGCATCTTCAAAACCTCTTACCAGACAGAGGTCCAGATGTGTCGCCGACATTCTGGTGACCTTCACTGTTAGATGGATCTCTGAGAGGTTAACCTACAGGCCGACACTGCTATATAGCCCGACTTACCGCAGTAAGATATGGTAAGACACTCACACCAATTAACCCAGTGCTGTGAACTCTGAAAGCCAAGTGGCCAGTGGGCTTCGTATCGCAGGAATTGTTCCTGCATGTACCGCCGAGATGAGTTTTCGCGTCTGGGCATCCTCTCCTGATGAGGATCGGACTCATGCAGCAACTGACATTTTTCATTTGAAAACCCCAAGATGAGTATTAAGAGAGACACCAGAAAACCACATACTACATATGTAacgttattaaaaataaacacagtTTCCATATCCAGCGTCACCAGAATTTTTTTTCTGGTTCCCTGACAATCTTATTTTTCCTATTTTTTtccaacgccccccccccaagggctCAGCCACACGGGGGCGTGGACCTCCGACTCCCACACTCATGCAAACAACTGCTCAGTCACGCAATCCCAGCTCTGCCTTTATATACTGCCATCTGATTTGGTTGCTATGACCACGGGCAGCCGTCCAATCAGGGGATTTGGCGATATAATAAAGGGGGTGTGCGTGGAGCAGACAGGAAGTGCAGTTACCTGCTCCTGTTTGCTTTAGACGTATCGGCTGGGTTTCTCGACCTATGACTCATGGACCTGTGACTGCGATACGTGGACGGCCCGTTCCGGGTGGTCCGCCTGTTCCCGACTGTCCAGACATGTGTCTGCCCAGCCGTCCGTCGTACAGGCAGGGGAGGGAGGACACGCCCCCCCACTACCGGATGGCAGCGAGTCTCGCAGAGCTCCCGTCCCGGGAGACGGTCCAGCCCGTCACGTACCCTTCGGCAAACATCCAAGACAACCAGCTGGAATGATTGGAAGCCAGAGCGAGAGTCTTCGGATGAGAGCATCCGGAAGGCAGACATCTGGCGGGGACCGGGCCGGGCGAGAGGTAAAGGGCCGAGTGCAAGAGGAAATCTGCTGAATCGCCGTCTAGTTAATCTAATCATGCCACTCTCTGCATACAAGGTAAGCACAGAGTCTGCTTTAAGtgcaaaattatatttaaattacatGCAATCATTTGTAATTAAGCTTTTAAGATATCTTAATTAATCTTTGTTTTAATGCAAATGCAATCTAACACGCTTCCATCATCCAGACACAATAACAGGCAGTAACAAAAACAGCAAGTCATTCCCTGAATCTGACCCCCAGAGCAGCAGAAAGACAGCAGCTGACCACCTTCCAATTGTCactattattttctttcttagcacccccccctcaccccgagGGAGACAAAAAGCAGCCGTCACTGGTAGGTAATTGTTCGATCCTTTCCCTCGTTGACCTGCTCTGTGACGTGTGTATGCATTAATGAATTTTTACAACCGAGAGCTCTCTCTTCCATAATGTGCCATCTgttgcggggggtggggggggttgggtgtACGAGACACACGCACTGTCTCCTCCTGCtctgctgctgggggggggggggtaatctcCCCACTGCCTTTTCTTTCAGCTGCTGGAATTGGATAACTGGTGGCTCACTTCAATCCATGTTACGCAACACGCCCAACACCAGATAACggtccactgtgtgtgtgtgtgtgtgtgtgtgtgtgtgtgttggggcacATCATCAATCAGCGCCACCTGCAGTTCCGCATGGTCCCGGCTTGTCTTGAATTTAACAACGTGTTTTATCAAAGAATCAACACACAGAAATGCATAACCCCACCCAGGTGAAAATTTTAAACCACTTTAAACTCAAACCACTACAGCAACACACGCATTAGTCACTTACTGTGTCATCAAACCATTACATCAAGCATCACCAATACAGAAGAATGGTCTCATGCGAGCGGTTTTTTAAAACCATTAAAACTCTTAATTCTCTAACCGTTTGGAAAAAAATGACCGGAACGATTCTGTAGGCGCGAGACGACCATGTCGTATGTGAGACGTGTTAAACTCCCACAGACGACTCACTTGCATTCACCACAAAAACCAAGCAAACGAAAGTGTAAAATAGCATTAGTGTCATTTTATATGATTGCACATGGTACAGATACTTGTGTGTTCCACAGGAGGTATGTGCACTGGGGAGATGAGAATGGCAGCCACACTGAGAATCAAAAACAAGCCAAACCAGTCTGCGACGAGCATCAGAAGAGGCTGCTGGATCTCCACTTCCCCATTGCCTACATGTCCATCTTCCCTTCCCAGACCACCCACTAATGGATGCTGACCCATGCTGTCTACCAGAAGGAATGGCCTGTTTGCTGCACTATTGAAACTGCCACCTGTTGCACTCCAAAGCCCAAGCTTGCAATGCTTGCAAATCCCACAGCaaagttatttattttaattcagtgaTCAATACTTGACTGCCGAACTGTTAACTGTGCTGCTATGTGTGGCATTTTTAAAATACTTCTCTAAACATTACCCTTAAACAACTTCTCAGTCATCAtgcccatggggggggggggggtaacaataAGGTATTTCCTTCACTCTTTTCAGAGCCGCGTTGTTGTTTGAATGTCATGCAACTTCTATGAGTCCCTGCGAATTACTCTGGGTAAACTGAACATTTTCACCAGATTATCAAGAATATTACACATAATTCAATGTGCATCCCAAGAAAGGCAAGCTAAACAGTACAAATCGGCAGCCACACTGGCGGTTAAGACTCCGAAAATTAATGAGCcatgaaaagaaagaaagaaagaaagaaagaaagaaagaaagaaagaaagaaaatcagcCACAAATATATCTGTATCTGTGTATTAGCAAAACCACATCAGGGAAGTATATGGAATAAATTCATGTAATATTTCTCCAAAACTCGGAGGCGAAATTCCGTTTCACAGACTTTGCCTTTCCTCCTTCCTCCCACACAGAAAGAAACTCGCTCCTGTGACTTAACACAAGATCTTTGCAATGAGTCAGCATAACCATTCCGAGGAAGCGGCAAGAATATTCGCCAAGCGCATCATGTGAACGAGTAACTCATAAGTACACCTTTATTCAACCGAACCGACAATGACCATCATCTTGCAGCCATCTCCGGCGATGCAAGCCCAGCGAGAGCCACGAGTAGCGGGTATCCCTCTGCGACCAGCACATGTCACCAAGTAACcacaatttattttatttaaacgcGCGATTTGC
The sequence above is a segment of the Brienomyrus brachyistius isolate T26 chromosome 5, BBRACH_0.4, whole genome shotgun sequence genome. Coding sequences within it:
- the LOC125743055 gene encoding dual specificity mitogen-activated protein kinase kinase 3-like isoform X3, which encodes MSWKRKKHGLKIPDEAFKQKELNPVPNLDSRTFITIGDKNFEVQADDLVSLSELGRGAYGVVEKVRHAQSGTIMAVKRIRATVNSQEQKRLLMDLDISMRTVDCLYTVTFFGALFREGDVWICMELMDTSLDKFYKKVIEKGKKIPEDILGKMAVSIVKALEHLHSKLSVIHRDVKPSNVLINKEGHVKMCDFGISGYLVDSVAKTLDAGCKPYMAPERINPELSQKGYNVKSDVWSLGITLIELAVLRFPYESWGTPFQQLKQVVEEPSPQLPADRFSREFVDFTNGCLKKNPAERLNYLELMEHLFFKGHDSKETDVASFVKEILDDGLN
- the LOC125743055 gene encoding dual specificity mitogen-activated protein kinase kinase 3-like isoform X2, with product MSRGTGKRKKHGLKIPDEAFKQKELNPVPNLDSRTFITIGDKNFEVQADDLVSLSELGRGAYGVVEKVRHAQSGTIMAVKRIRATVNSQEQKRLLMDLDISMRTVDCLYTVTFFGALFREGDVWICMELMDTSLDKFYKKVIEKGKKIPEDILGKMAVSIVKALEHLHSKLSVIHRDVKPSNVLINKEGHVKMCDFGISGYLVDSVAKTLDAGCKPYMAPERINPELSQKGYNVKSDVWSLGITLIELAVLRFPYESWGTPFQQLKQVVEEPSPQLPADRFSREFVDFTNGCLKKNPAERLNYLELMEHLFFKGHDSKETDVASFVKEILDDGLN
- the LOC125743055 gene encoding dual specificity mitogen-activated protein kinase kinase 3-like isoform X1 → MAAARAGAPAGKRKKHGLKIPDEAFKQKELNPVPNLDSRTFITIGDKNFEVQADDLVSLSELGRGAYGVVEKVRHAQSGTIMAVKRIRATVNSQEQKRLLMDLDISMRTVDCLYTVTFFGALFREGDVWICMELMDTSLDKFYKKVIEKGKKIPEDILGKMAVSIVKALEHLHSKLSVIHRDVKPSNVLINKEGHVKMCDFGISGYLVDSVAKTLDAGCKPYMAPERINPELSQKGYNVKSDVWSLGITLIELAVLRFPYESWGTPFQQLKQVVEEPSPQLPADRFSREFVDFTNGCLKKNPAERLNYLELMEHLFFKGHDSKETDVASFVKEILDDGLN